In Tripterygium wilfordii isolate XIE 37 chromosome 23, ASM1340144v1, whole genome shotgun sequence, one genomic interval encodes:
- the LOC119993183 gene encoding CHD3-type chromatin-remodeling factor PICKLE-like, with protein sequence MSSLVERLRVRSDRRPIYNLESSDDDADFVHGKSRSKQEKVEKIVRDDAKDNSCQACGEGGDLLHCETCNYIYHSKCLTSPLRASHPEGWRCPECVSPLNDIDKILDCEMRPTVADDSDGSKLGSKQIFVKQYLVKWKGLSYLHCIWVPEKEFVKAFKSNPRLKTKVNNFHRQMASNNNSEDDYVAIRPEWTTVDRIIAFRGDNDEKEYLVKYKELFYDECYWEFESDISEFQSEIERFNRILSKSHRPSSSKQKGILRDAMESKKKANEFQQYEKSPEFLSGGSLHPYQLEGLNFLRFSWSKKIHVILADEMGLGKTIQSIAFLASLFEENLYPHLVVAPLSTLRNWEREFATWAPQMNVVMYVGSTQARAVIREHEFYFPKKNKKIKKKTSSHIVSESKRERIKFDVLLTSYEMINMDTASLKPIKWECMIVDEGHRLKNKDSKLFHSLKQYSSEHRVLLTGTPLQNNLDELFMLMHFLDAGKFESLEEFQEEFKDINQEEQISRLHKMLAPHLLRRVKKDVMKELPPKKELILRVELSSMQKKYYKAILTRNYEILTRRGGAQISLINVVMELRKVCCHSYMLEGVETDIEDTNESYRQLIDSSGKMQLLDKMMVKLKEQGHRVLIYSQFQHMLDLLEDYCSYKKWQYERIDGKVGGAERQIRIDRFNAKNSSRFCFLLSTRAGGLGINLATADTVIIYDSDWNPHADLQAMARAHRLGQTNKVMIFRLVTRGTIEERMMQMTKKKMVLEHLVVGKLKTQNINQEELDDIIRYGSKELFADENDEAGKSRQIHYDDASIERLLDREQVGDEEASLDDEEDDGFLKAFKVANFEYIDEATAAAEKEAQKVPIEDKSTSSNLERTNYWEELLRDKYEVHKVEEFDSMGKGKRSRKQMVSVEDDDLAGLEDVSSDGEDDNYEVELTDGETASYGIQVGRKLHRKRARDSTEPIPLMEGEGRSFRVLGFNQNQRAAFVQILMRFGVGDFDWKEFVPRLKQKTYEEIHEYGKLFLTHIAEEVTDSHTFSDGVPKEGLRVQDVLVRIAILMLITEKVKTSSEKPGALFSHDILLRYSGLKGGKSWKAEHDLLLLRAVLKHGYGRWQAIIDDKDLKVQEVICQELNLPFINIANLGQTSSEGPSNPIPGNDSLNNATAEVPQGASVPGHSQLYQDSSVLYMQRKQVEFIKKRVQLLEKGLSAEEENTYYDAERSNEGMGEEPDSGLRVSGASDLSSFEIDSQLISQLPQIKAMTLEEISAATCDDDRDRLELARLYNELCKIMEENDYESLQTSLNNQPASLELKQKLYPLEAICGEVKRILSQLKKNPISDQPSQNPNQEVQVESQREIAEPPPVTDTEMMDLNTECQTKKESSTSIKSDPELLEEISSPPTDVPLTERPSTIERTQTDAAAIDNGEEQKSEPGVIDLDD encoded by the exons ATGAGCAGCTTGGTTGAGAGGCTTCGTGTCAGATCAGATCGAAGGCCGATTTATAATTTAGAGTCGTCAGATGATGACGCTGATTTTGTGCATGGAAAGTCTCGGTCTAAGCAGGAAAAAGTTGAGAAGATAGTGAGGGATGATGCG AAAGATAATTCATGCCAAGCCTGTGGAGAAGGTGGGGATCTTCTGCACTGCGAGACATGTAACTACATCTACCATTCAAAGTGTCTGACCTCACCATTGAGAGCTTCCCATCCTGAGGGCTGGAGATGCCCAGAATGC GTGAGTCCTCTTAATGATATTGACAAGATATTAGATTGTGAAATGCGCCCTACAGTTGCTGATGATAGTGATGGTTCCAAGCTGGGCTCAAAGCAAATTTTTGTGAAACAGTATCTTGTCAAGTGGAAGGGATTATCCTATCTTCACTGCATTTG GGTGCCCGAAAAAGAGTTTGTCAAAGCCTTTAAATCCAATCCTCGACTGAAGACTAAAGTGAACAACTTTCATCGTCAAATGGCATCCAACAATAACAGCGAAGATGATTATGTTGCCATTAGACCTGAATGGACTACTGTTGATCGGATTATCGCTTTCAG GGGGGACAATGATGAGAAGGAGTATCTCGTCAAGTATAAAGAACTTTTCTATGATGAATGTTACTGGGAATTTGAATCAGATATTTCTGAGTTTCAGTCTGAAATTGAAAGGTTTAATAGAATTCTGTCAAAGTCTCACAGACCATCTTCAAGTAAGCAGAAAGGCATTCTTCGAGATGCCATGGAATCCAAGAAAAAAGCAAATGAATTCCAACAGTATGAAAAAAGTCCTGAATTTCTTTCTGGAG GTTCGCTTCATCCATATCAGCTTGAAGGGCTGAACTTCTTGCGTTTCTCTTGGTCTAAAAAAATACATGTGATACTAGCTGATGAGATGGGTCTTG GAAAAACTATACAGAGCATTGCATTTTTAGCATCTCTTTTTGAAGAAAATCTCTATCCACACTTAGTAGTAGCTCCCCTATCGACACTTCGAAATTGGGAACGTGAATTTGCAACTTGGGCCCCGCAAATGAATGTT GTTATGTACGTAGGCTCCACACAAGCTCGTGCTGTTATAAGGGAACATGAATTTTACTTTCctaaaaagaataagaagattaAGAAAAAGACGTCTAGTCATATTGTATCTGAGAGTAAGCGGGAGAGGATAAAATTTGATGTGCTCCTTACATCTTATGAGATGATAAACATGGACACTGCATCGCTGAAGCCAATAAAGTGGGAGTGCATG ATTGTTGATGAAGGTCATCGGCTTAAAAATAAGGATTCAAAATTGTTTCATTCGCTGAAGCAGTATTCAAGTGAACATCGTGTGCTTTTGACTGGAACTCCTCTGCAG AACAATTTGGATGAACTTTTTATGCTTATGCACTTCCTTGATGCTGGGAAG TTTGAGAGTTTAGAGGAGTTTCAGGAAGAGTTTAAGGATATCAATCAAGAAGAGCAGATTTCGAGACTTCATAAGATGTTGGCACCCCATCTCTTACGAA GAGTCAAAAAAGACGTCATGAAAGAACTACCTCCTAAGAAGGAGCTTATATTGCGTGTTGAACTGAGCAGCATGCAGAAAAAGTACTACAAGGCGATTCTGACTCGTAACTATGAAATTCTAACCCGGCGTGGGGGTGCACAG ATATCTCTCATCAATGTGGTGATGGAGCTGCGCAAGGTCTGTTGTCATTCTTACATGTTAGAAGGAGTTGAAACGGATATCGAAGATACTAATGAATCTTACAG ACAGCTAATCGACTCTTCTGGTAAAATGCAACTGTTGGACAAAATGATGGTGAAGCTTAAAGAGCAAGGACATAGAGTTCTCATTTATTCGCAGTTTCAGCATATGCTGGACCTACTAGAAGACTACTGCAGTTATAAG AAATGGCAATATGAGCGGATAGATGGGAAGGTGGGTGGAGCTGAGAGGCAAATACGCATTGATCGATTTAATGCCAAAAATTCTTCAAGATTCTGCTTTCTGCTTTCCACTAGAGCTGGTGGCTTGGGAATAAACCTTGCAACTGCTGATACTGTCATCATATATGACAG TGACTGGAACCCCCATGCAGACCTACAAGCTATGGCTAGGGCTCACCGACTTGGACAGACTAACAAG GTTATGATTTTTAGGCTTGTAACGCGTGGAACCATTGAGGAAAGAATGATGCAAATGACTAAGAAGAAAATGGTTTTAGAACATCTCGTGGTTGGGAAGCTGAAGACACAAAATATTAACCAG GAAGAGTTAGATGACATCATCAGGTATGGTTCAAAGGAGCTATTTGCCGATGAGAATGATGAAGCAGGAAAATCACGCCAAATTCATTATGATGATGCTTCTATAGAGAG ATTACTTGATCGTGAACAAGTTGGAGATGAAGAGGCATCTCTGGATGATGAAGAGGATGATGGATTTCTGAAGGCCTTCAAG GTGGCAAACTTTGAATACATTGACGAAGCCACAGCTGCTGCAGAGAAGGAGGCTCAGAAGGTTCCCATCGAAGATAAATCAACCTCTAGCAATCTCGAAAGGACAAATTACTGGGAGGAGTTGTTGAGAGATAAATACGAAGTTCACAAAGTTGAGGAGTTTGATTCCATGGGCAAAGGAAAGAGAAGCCGTAAGCAG ATGGTGTCTGTTGAAGACGACGACCTTGCTGGTCTGGAAGATGTAAGCTCTGATGGTGAGGATGATAATTATGAAGTTGAATTGACTGATGGTGAAACAGCTTCATATGGGATTCAGGTTGGAAGAAAGCTCCATAGAAAGAGAGCCCGTG ATAGCACAGAACCAATTCCGCTAATGGAGGGGGAAGGAAGGTCATTCAGGGTTTTGGGTTTCAATCAAAATCAGAGAGCTGCGTTTGTACAAATTCTAATGAG GTTTGGGGTTGGGGACTTCGATTGGAAGGAGTTTGTACCTCGCTTAAAGCAGAAGACCTACGAAGAAATACATGA ATACGGGAAACTATTCCTGACTCACATTGCCGAAGAGGTAACGGATTCACATACTTTTTCAG ATGGTGTTCCTAAAGAAGGACTTAGAGTACAAGATGTACTTGTTAGGATTGCAATTCTAATGTTAATAACAGAAAAG GTGAAGACATCATCGGAGAAGCCAGGTGCTCTTTTTTCACATGACATTCTGCTGCGTTACTCAGGATTGAAGGGTGGAAAATCTTGGAAAGCAGAGCATGATTTATTGTTACTGCGTGCTGTACTGAA GCACGGGTATGGGAGATGGCAGGCTATCATTGATGATAAGGATTTGAAGGTTCAGGAAGTCATTTGCCAAGAGTTGAATCTTCCCTTTATAAATATTGCTAACCTAGGGCAAACCAGTTCTGAAGGACCTAGCAACCCAATTCCTGGAAATGACAGCTTGAATAATGCAACCGCTGAAGTTCCCCAAGGAGCTTCTGTTCCTGGCCATTCACAGTTGTACCAAGATTCTTCTGTATTATATATGCAGAGGAAACAGGTCGAGTTTATCAAAAAACGGGTGCAACTTTTGGAGAAAGGACTCTCTGCTGAGGAGGAAAACACATATTAT GATGCAGAAAGATCTAATGAGGGTATGGGTGAAGAGCCTGACAGTGGTCTGAGGGTCTCCGGCGCATCAGACTTGAGCTCGTTTGAGATTGATTCCCAATTGATCAGTCAGTTGCCTCAAATAAAAGCAATGA CATTAGAAGAAATATCAGCAGCCACTTGTGATGATGATCGAGATCGATTGGAATTGGCTCGGCTTTATAACGAG CTTTGTaagatcatggaggagaatgatTATGAATCACTTCAGACATCCTTGAACAATCAACCAGCAAGTCTCGAGTTGAAGCAGAAGTTGTATCCACTGGAAGCCATTTGTGGTGAGGTTAAAAGAATACTCTCACAGCTAAAGAAAAATCCCATCTCCGACCAGCCATCGCAAAATCCAAACCAAGAAGTACAAGTTGAGTCGCAGAGAGAGATCGCAGAACCTCCTCCTGTTACCGATACTGAAATGATGGATTTGAATACAGAATGTcagacaaagaaagaaagcagcACATCAATCAAGTCCGACCCAGAGTTACTCGAGGAAATTTCAAGCCCACCAACTGATGTTCCTCTGACGGAACGCCCCAGTACAATTGAGAGAACTCAAACTGATGCAGCTGCAATTGACAATGGTGAGGAACAGAAATCCGAACCGGGGGTCATTGACTTGGATGATTAA
- the LOC119993182 gene encoding uncharacterized protein LOC119993182, producing MSHQTSPFPSCFRPSTTAADEIHRCPPTHQPAASASGNPTVNTCLYQTDLGIFSVTWSRTVLGRSLHLNLHPIDYAAGGGSSPLSLSDPLSLSTLYFHLHIKHFFFCKKHGSKKLYFIDQENKKTRRPTVQIFWDLSKAKFGSGSGPEPQSGFYIAVVVDGEMTLLVGDCTKEAYSKTKAKKPERNQGLVLRREHLFGNRVYTTKARFGGKNREISIDCRVDSEARLCFSVDNKRVLLIKRLKWKFRGNETIEVDGVPVQISWDVYNWFFDEFKNGHAVFMFRFEEEEEEGEEKDKKEIEACSVEGNEKNGVVSWQQNLEWRKMRKSWLRTARSSSWSSISISSASNSSACSSSVMEWVDAEETESSGPNNGFSLLVYAWRK from the coding sequence ATGTCCCACCAAACCTCTCCCTTCCCTTCCTGCTTCCGCCCCTCCACCACCGCCGCCGACGAAATTCACCGCTGTCCTCCGACGCATCAACCGGCGGCATCCGCATCTGGCAACCCAACCGTCAACACCTGCCTCTACCAGACTGATCTTGGGATCTTTTCCGTTACCTGGTCCCGCACAGTACTTGGCCGCTCACTCCACCTCAATCTCCACCCCATTGACTACGCCGCTGGAGGTGGTTCCTCTCCCCTGTCTCTATCCGacccactttctctctctaccttGTATTTTCATCTCCACATCAAGCACTTCTTTTTCTGTAAAAAACATGGATCCAAGAAACTTTATTTTATCGaccaagaaaacaagaagactAGAAGACCAACAGTTCAAATCTTTTGGGATCTTAGTAAAGCGAAGTTCGGATCCGGATCCGGCCCAGAACCTCAATCTGGGTTCTATATAGCCGTGGTTGTTGACGGCGAAATGACGCTCCTCGTCGGCGATTGTACCAAGGAAGCTTATTCGAAGACCAAAGCGAAAAAGCCGGAGAGAAATCAAGGTCTTGTTCTCCGAAGAGAGCATTTGTTCGGAAACAGAGTTTACACTACAAAAGCTAGATTTGGGGGCAAGAACAGAGAAATTTCGATCGATTGCAGAGTCGACAGTGAGGCTAGATTGTGTTTCAGCGTTGATAACAAAAGGGTTTTGTTAATTAAGCGTTTGAAGTGGAAATTTAGAGGGAATGAAACGATCGAAGTCGACGGTGTCCCTGTACAGATATCGTGGGACGTGTACAATTGGTTCTTCGACGAGTTCAAAAATGGTCACGCTGTGTTCATGTTCaggtttgaagaagaagaagaagaaggagaagaaaaagataagaaagaaaTCGAAGCTTGTAGTGTTGAAGGGAATGAGAAAAACGGCGTCGTTTCTTGGCAGCAAAATTTGGAGTGGAGAAAGATGAGGAAGAGCTGGTTGAGGACTGCGAGGAGCTCGTCTTGGTCGTCGATTTCGATTTCTTCAGCGTCGAACTCATCCGCCTGCAGCTCGTCGGTGATGGAGTGGGTGGACGCGGAGGAGACCGAGTCAAGTGGGCCCAACAATGGCTTCTCTTTGCTGGTTTATGCATGGAGGAAATGA